One window from the genome of Rhinolophus ferrumequinum isolate MPI-CBG mRhiFer1 chromosome 22, mRhiFer1_v1.p, whole genome shotgun sequence encodes:
- the IVL gene encoding involucrin has protein sequence MSQQHTLPVTLPPALSQEPLKPVSPPADTHQEEHVKQTTPLPVPCQKVPSGIPGEVPLVHEEKYTTPVKGESKQDCKPQQQELYLEQQQPQESQEQEVHLEQHLEQQQPQESQEQEVYLEQHLEQQKPQDLQEQEVHLEQHLEQQKPQESQEQKVHLEQHLEQQKPQESQEQEVHLEQHQLQESQEQEVHPEQHLEQQQQERQEQELQQQQQDEHEDHQEAESLEKQLEEEKTQRELKGQLEEKKKLLDQQLDGELAKGGEQLEKKEKQLLEPLEQQEGKLDPPTFVPAPGQVQETHPVQTLKGEVLPPTEQQQQKQEVQWPPKHK, from the coding sequence ATGTCCCAACAACACACTCTGCCAGTcaccctgccccctgccctcagTCAGGAGCCCCTCAAGCCTGTTTCTCCTCCTGCTGATACCCACCAGGAGGAGCACGTGAAGCAGACAACTCCACTGCCGGTCCCATGCCAGAAGGTGCCCTCCGGAATCCCAGGGGAGGTCCCCTTGGTGCACGAGGAGAAATACACAACTCCTGTGAAGGGAGAGTCCAAGCAAGACTGTAAGCCACAGCAGCAGGAACTTTATCTGGAACAGCAGCAGCCACAAGAGTCACAGGAACAGGAAGTGCACCTGGAACAGCATCTGGAACAGCAGCAGCCACAAGAGTCACAGGAACAGGAAGTGTACCTGGAACAACATCTGGAACAGCAGAAGCCACAAGATTTACAGGAACAGGAAGTGCACCTGGAACAGCATCTGGAACAGCAGAAGCCACAAGAGTCACAGGAACAGAAAGTGCACCTGGAACAGCATCTGGAACAGCAGAAGCCACAAGAGTCACAGGAACAGGAAGTGCATCTGGAACAGCACCAGCTGCAAGAGTCACAGGAACAGGAAGTGCACCCGGAACAGCATCtggaacagcagcagcaggagcgaCAGGAACAGGAactgcagcagcagcaacaggaTGAGCATGAGGACCATCAGGAAGCAGAAAGCTTGGAGaagcagctggaggaggagaaaacACAAAGGGAGCTAAAGGGTCAGCTGGAAGAGAAGAAGAAGCTCTTGGACCAGCAGCTGGATGGAGAGCTGGCAAAGGGAGGTGAGCAactggagaagaaggaaaagcagcTGCTAGAGCCCCTGGAGCAGCAGGAGGGGAAGCTGGATCCACCTACTTTTGTTCCAGCTCCTGGCCAGGTCCAAGAGACCCACCCAGTCCAGACACTGAAAGGAGAAGTCTTGCCCCccacagagcagcagcagcagaagcaggaggTGCAGTGGCCCCCCAAACATAAGTAA